One part of the Ruegeria sp. AD91A genome encodes these proteins:
- a CDS encoding aldehyde dehydrogenase family protein — MKDIVMTAQTTLANLDLTEAQLRGGTLKVTSPIDGSLLAEVHETPISDMDAIFSRAKVAFKEWRVVPAPRRGELIRLLGEELRAAKDDLGALVSWEAGKITSEGLGEVQEMIDICDFAVGLSRQLYGLTIASERPGHRMMETWHPAGPVGVISAFNFPVAVWSWNAALAIVCGDPVIWKPSEKTPLTALACQKVFERALTRFGDAPDGLLQTLIGGADLGERLVASEDVPVISATGSTRMGRAVAPIVAQRFGKCILELGGNNAMIVGPSADLEMAVRAIVFSAVGTAGQRCTTLRRLIVHNSIREELVSRLKKAYSGLPVGNPLTEGTLVGPLVDEAAGAEMTAALKAAEAEGGSVFGGNRVTEGVPTGVYMEPAIVEMPDQTSTVKTETFAPILYVIGYDDFDDAVELQNDVPQGLSSCVFTLNMREAEQFLTAAGSDCGIANVNIGPSGAEIGGAFGGEKETGGGRESGSDAWKAYMRRQTNTVNYSAELPLAQGVKFDI, encoded by the coding sequence ATGAAAGACATCGTTATGACAGCCCAAACCACGCTCGCAAATCTTGATCTGACCGAGGCCCAACTGAGAGGCGGCACGCTAAAGGTCACGTCACCGATTGACGGAAGCCTTCTGGCCGAAGTGCATGAGACGCCGATCTCTGACATGGACGCCATCTTTTCCCGTGCCAAGGTTGCGTTCAAGGAATGGCGCGTGGTCCCTGCCCCGCGCCGGGGTGAACTGATCCGCCTGTTGGGCGAGGAGTTGCGCGCGGCCAAGGATGACCTGGGCGCTTTGGTCAGTTGGGAAGCAGGCAAGATCACCTCGGAAGGTCTGGGCGAAGTGCAAGAGATGATCGACATCTGCGACTTTGCCGTCGGTCTGTCGCGTCAGCTCTATGGTCTGACTATCGCATCCGAACGTCCTGGCCACCGGATGATGGAAACCTGGCACCCTGCAGGACCGGTCGGCGTGATCTCGGCCTTCAACTTTCCGGTCGCGGTTTGGTCGTGGAACGCCGCTCTGGCAATTGTTTGCGGTGATCCGGTAATCTGGAAACCGTCCGAAAAAACCCCGCTGACGGCACTAGCCTGCCAGAAGGTTTTCGAACGCGCCCTGACCCGATTTGGCGATGCGCCGGACGGTCTGCTGCAAACGCTTATCGGTGGCGCCGATCTTGGGGAAAGGCTGGTGGCTAGCGAAGATGTTCCCGTGATCTCGGCCACGGGATCGACCCGCATGGGCCGCGCTGTCGCCCCCATCGTCGCACAGCGCTTTGGCAAGTGCATTCTGGAACTGGGGGGCAACAACGCAATGATCGTCGGCCCTTCGGCTGATCTGGAGATGGCAGTGCGCGCGATTGTCTTTTCGGCAGTAGGCACCGCTGGTCAGCGCTGCACCACGCTGCGTCGGCTGATCGTGCACAACTCTATCCGGGAAGAACTGGTGAGCCGTCTAAAAAAAGCCTATTCGGGTCTGCCCGTTGGCAATCCTCTGACAGAGGGCACATTGGTTGGTCCGCTTGTGGACGAAGCGGCGGGCGCGGAGATGACCGCAGCTTTGAAAGCAGCCGAAGCAGAAGGCGGTTCGGTGTTCGGCGGCAACCGCGTTACCGAAGGCGTTCCGACAGGCGTCTACATGGAACCTGCGATTGTCGAAATGCCCGATCAGACTTCAACAGTAAAAACCGAAACCTTTGCGCCGATCCTCTACGTCATAGGCTATGATGATTTCGACGACGCGGTAGAGCTTCAGAACGACGTACCGCAAGGCCTCTCATCCTGCGTGTTTACCCTAAACATGCGCGAGGCCGAGCAGTTCCTGACCGCGGCCGGATCCGATTGCGGCATTGCCAACGTCAATATCGGACCTTCAGGAGCAGAGATCGGTGGTGCTTTCGGCGGAGAGAAAGAAACCGGCGGCGGGCGTGAAAGCGGTTCGGACGCATGGAAAGCTTATATGCGTCGCCAGACAAATACCGTGAATTACTCTGCCGAACTCCCACTGGCTCAGGGCGTCAAATTCGACATCTGA
- a CDS encoding saccharopine dehydrogenase family protein — protein sequence MSWNVCVVGAGKIGQMIATLLKGSPNYSVTVADHDLKALGDIAKMGVGTKQIDAKDADGLARQLNGFDAVISAAPFFLTPTIAKASKTAGAHYFDLTEDVAATSAVRELAGDSATAFMPQCGLAPGFVGIAGASLASEFDEIDSLHMRVGALPLYPTNALKYNLTWSTDGLINEYCNPCDAIVNGKLVKTAPLENYEVLGHDGVEYECFNTSGGLGTLPETLEGKARAVSYRSIRYPGHCDILKLLLNDLGLERRRDLLKEIFEAALPRTDQDVVLVYCTAKGKIDGVLREKSLINKSFARSINGQVWSAIQVTTAAGVLGVVDLMRIGALPSKGFVRQEQVKLDDFLNTEFGQLYRAGDVTEQNKAA from the coding sequence ATGTCCTGGAATGTGTGCGTTGTCGGCGCTGGAAAGATCGGGCAGATGATCGCAACCCTTTTAAAAGGGTCGCCGAATTACTCTGTGACAGTGGCAGATCATGATCTGAAAGCTCTTGGCGATATCGCAAAAATGGGCGTTGGAACCAAGCAGATTGACGCCAAAGACGCGGACGGTCTGGCCCGGCAACTGAACGGATTCGATGCAGTCATCTCTGCGGCCCCGTTTTTCTTGACCCCTACGATTGCAAAAGCATCGAAAACGGCCGGCGCGCATTATTTTGACCTGACCGAAGATGTCGCGGCCACAAGCGCAGTACGTGAACTGGCCGGGGACAGCGCGACTGCATTTATGCCTCAGTGCGGTCTGGCACCAGGTTTTGTCGGCATCGCCGGGGCTTCGCTGGCGTCGGAGTTTGACGAGATTGACAGCCTGCATATGCGGGTGGGGGCATTGCCGCTTTATCCGACCAACGCGCTGAAATACAACCTGACCTGGTCCACCGACGGGTTGATCAACGAATACTGCAACCCATGCGATGCCATCGTGAATGGCAAGCTGGTCAAGACCGCGCCGCTGGAGAACTACGAAGTGCTGGGCCATGACGGTGTGGAATACGAATGCTTCAATACCTCGGGCGGTCTGGGCACTTTGCCGGAAACGCTGGAAGGCAAGGCGCGCGCTGTGTCCTATCGCTCGATCCGCTATCCGGGCCATTGCGATATCCTTAAACTGCTTCTGAACGATCTGGGACTGGAACGCCGCCGCGACCTGCTGAAGGAGATATTCGAGGCGGCCCTGCCCCGCACCGATCAGGATGTGGTGCTGGTATATTGTACCGCAAAGGGCAAGATCGACGGTGTGCTGCGCGAAAAGTCCCTGATCAACAAATCCTTTGCCCGCAGCATCAACGGACAGGTCTGGAGCGCCATTCAGGTCACGACCGCCGCAGGCGTGCTGGGAGTGGTCGATCTGATGCGGATCGGAGCGCTGCCCTCGAAAGGCTTTGTCCGGCAGGAACAAGTCAAGCTGGATGATTTCCTCAACACTGAATTCGGCCAGCTGTATCGCGCTGGTGACGTCACCGAACAGAACAAGGCGGCCTGA
- a CDS encoding CoA transferase, giving the protein MTARPLDQIRVLDFGQYLAGPLVGMMLADLGAKVIRIDPPGGPRLKEPATDMLSRGKTAVTIDLKSDAGLKVARELVARADVVIENFRPGVMQRLGLGPKALRDINPRIVSLSLPGFASTDPALAHLPAWEAVIAARTGQFTDMGLNRRLMGINPSFSPLTLASAYGASFGAMAVQFALAARDRNGGDHIEVPLASALLEGLVYNCEQIEDYPERYKSPREVELDRRAAEGLPTDLSFAELEEFLDPFYRTYTCADGRGFYVVAGSVKTHPRRVLETLGLKDLADQLPDFDAYLDAADWPDEWSLRNYPVGARDRARVSSAMKKAFLTRPSHEWEALFGSAKVPGTAQRFSKEWLADPHALASGLVLEVEDPRHGNMKQMGNVAWLVDDGAALVKKPGPDLDDAPVSTILAEPPRSGPPAASDQGWLEGLKVLDLTNVIAGPTIGSTLARFGAKVTSVQPVEPSVDPWNTVVFGLHAHRGKQSVLLNLSADDGKQALRRLIESSDVITMNGTDEQRDALGLSEEELAAINPRLILVQLDAFGGPARGPKSDHLGYDDLAQAATGVMVRFGGGMATPEEHAHFGTIDVLTGYCACVALGAALLRLQKTGKGGIARAALAAAGNLIQAQLMYDFEGRAPFDEPSGREAMGWGPFYHCYRAADGWMFFAAPDEQREALRRVSDLATMADVPEKELQAALADRFARQPVEYWQKAFSGSASTVMPLGSLHDTRDAVLQPENAGNIDLTRGTFSVIRHDMHPMGRWCDLVAPNAVRPESARIVIPGPMPKYGADTRSILRSVGYADEDIDAMISAGSAAVSWSEKYLPE; this is encoded by the coding sequence ATGACTGCAAGGCCGCTCGATCAAATTCGTGTCCTCGATTTTGGCCAATACCTGGCCGGTCCACTGGTTGGCATGATGCTTGCCGATTTGGGGGCAAAAGTAATCCGCATCGACCCGCCCGGTGGCCCGCGATTGAAAGAACCGGCCACTGATATGCTGTCACGTGGCAAAACCGCTGTGACGATCGACCTCAAATCGGACGCGGGTTTGAAGGTCGCACGCGAATTGGTGGCCCGGGCTGACGTGGTGATCGAGAACTTCCGGCCCGGCGTGATGCAGAGGCTGGGCCTGGGCCCGAAAGCTCTGCGCGACATAAATCCGCGCATCGTGTCATTGTCACTTCCGGGGTTCGCCTCAACCGATCCCGCGCTGGCACATCTTCCCGCGTGGGAAGCCGTGATCGCTGCCCGTACCGGGCAGTTCACGGATATGGGGCTGAACCGGCGCTTGATGGGCATCAACCCATCCTTTTCGCCTTTGACGCTGGCATCGGCCTATGGCGCTTCATTCGGCGCGATGGCCGTGCAGTTCGCTTTGGCTGCACGTGATCGGAACGGAGGCGATCACATCGAGGTGCCTCTGGCTTCGGCGTTGCTTGAAGGGTTGGTCTATAATTGTGAGCAGATTGAAGACTATCCCGAACGCTACAAGTCTCCTCGCGAAGTGGAACTTGACAGGCGCGCAGCCGAAGGCTTGCCAACGGATCTGAGCTTTGCGGAACTGGAAGAGTTCCTGGACCCTTTCTATCGAACTTATACCTGCGCCGACGGGCGCGGGTTCTATGTGGTCGCGGGCAGTGTGAAAACACATCCGCGGCGGGTGTTGGAGACGCTTGGCCTCAAAGATCTTGCCGATCAATTGCCGGACTTCGACGCCTATCTCGATGCTGCAGACTGGCCAGACGAATGGTCGCTGCGCAACTACCCCGTCGGAGCAAGGGATCGCGCGCGTGTGTCCAGCGCGATGAAGAAGGCCTTCCTGACAAGGCCCTCTCATGAGTGGGAAGCGCTTTTCGGGTCTGCCAAGGTGCCCGGAACGGCGCAACGGTTCAGCAAGGAATGGCTGGCCGATCCACATGCTTTGGCCTCAGGTTTGGTGTTGGAGGTAGAGGACCCGCGTCATGGGAACATGAAGCAGATGGGAAATGTTGCTTGGCTTGTGGATGATGGCGCTGCGCTGGTCAAAAAACCGGGCCCGGATCTCGATGACGCACCCGTTTCAACGATACTTGCTGAACCGCCGCGCAGCGGACCGCCAGCCGCAAGCGACCAAGGCTGGCTGGAGGGGTTAAAGGTGCTGGACCTGACCAACGTGATCGCCGGTCCGACGATTGGGTCCACGTTGGCGCGATTTGGCGCAAAGGTGACTTCCGTTCAGCCGGTGGAGCCTTCGGTCGATCCGTGGAATACCGTGGTTTTCGGTCTGCACGCACATCGTGGAAAACAAAGTGTTTTGCTGAACTTGAGCGCGGATGACGGGAAGCAGGCGTTGCGGCGACTCATCGAATCCTCGGATGTCATCACGATGAACGGCACGGATGAGCAGCGCGATGCCTTGGGGTTGAGCGAGGAAGAGCTGGCGGCGATCAACCCCCGCCTCATACTTGTGCAACTCGATGCCTTTGGCGGTCCTGCGCGCGGACCCAAGTCGGACCATCTGGGGTATGACGACCTGGCGCAGGCGGCGACAGGGGTCATGGTGCGTTTTGGCGGTGGCATGGCGACACCCGAAGAACACGCGCATTTCGGTACGATTGACGTGCTGACCGGTTATTGCGCATGTGTTGCGCTTGGCGCGGCCTTGCTGAGATTGCAGAAAACCGGCAAAGGCGGGATTGCGCGGGCTGCGTTGGCGGCGGCCGGGAACCTCATTCAGGCGCAGTTGATGTATGATTTCGAAGGCCGCGCGCCTTTTGACGAACCTTCCGGGCGCGAGGCAATGGGCTGGGGACCATTCTACCATTGCTATCGCGCGGCTGACGGGTGGATGTTCTTTGCCGCACCCGACGAACAGCGCGAAGCCCTGCGCCGTGTCTCAGACCTTGCCACCATGGCCGATGTGCCGGAAAAGGAATTGCAGGCCGCTCTTGCGGATCGTTTTGCCAGGCAACCTGTTGAATACTGGCAAAAGGCGTTTTCTGGTTCCGCCAGCACCGTCATGCCTCTGGGATCGCTGCATGACACGCGCGACGCCGTGTTGCAGCCGGAAAATGCCGGGAATATCGACCTGACGCGGGGAACGTTCAGTGTCATTCGGCATGACATGCATCCCATGGGCCGGTGGTGCGATCTGGTTGCCCCAAATGCCGTGCGACCCGAAAGCGCCCGGATCGTCATTCCGGGACCGATGCCGAAATACGGCGCGGATACTCGCAGCATTCTGCGAAGCGTCGGTTATGCAGATGAGGATATCGATGCGATGATCTCTGCTGGATCGGCCGCCGTAAGCTGGTCGGAAAAGTACTTGCCCGAGTAG
- a CDS encoding cyanophycinase, producing the protein MCPAPVDAETPRGFIIPIGGGEDRVKEMQIHRKFVELSGGEDADIVVIPTASMLEETGPDYNRIFSELGAGKVEFLPISRRADCDNPEYAEMLDRATGVFMTGGNQLRLSAILGGTLVAQKIRRRNAAGVPVAGTSAGASIMSEHMVAGGSGNSAPAEGNITLAPGMGLTNAVIIDQHFTQRNRLGRLLTASSFNPFLIGLGIDEDTAAFIGPDNVFEVIGSGSVTVVDASQLTHSSMWDARRGEALSLLGLRLDVLGEGCRYDLTARQAFPPDEHMAFCTLPD; encoded by the coding sequence ATGTGCCCTGCACCCGTTGATGCAGAGACCCCACGCGGGTTCATTATCCCGATCGGAGGCGGCGAAGATCGCGTCAAGGAAATGCAGATCCATCGCAAGTTCGTTGAGCTTTCTGGCGGCGAAGATGCTGACATCGTCGTAATCCCGACAGCCTCGATGCTGGAAGAAACAGGACCCGATTATAACCGCATCTTTTCAGAGCTGGGCGCGGGCAAGGTTGAGTTCCTGCCTATCTCGCGCAGGGCGGATTGTGACAACCCCGAGTATGCCGAGATGCTTGACCGGGCGACCGGAGTTTTCATGACCGGTGGAAACCAGTTGCGCCTGTCTGCGATTCTTGGAGGAACTCTGGTCGCCCAAAAAATACGCCGACGTAATGCAGCCGGTGTACCGGTTGCCGGAACTTCGGCGGGCGCCTCGATCATGTCCGAGCATATGGTGGCCGGTGGAAGCGGCAACTCGGCACCTGCCGAAGGCAATATCACACTTGCACCGGGCATGGGCCTGACCAATGCTGTCATCATCGATCAGCATTTCACGCAGCGGAACCGTTTGGGTCGGCTGCTAACAGCTTCATCTTTCAACCCATTTCTGATCGGCCTTGGCATTGACGAAGACACGGCCGCCTTCATCGGACCCGACAACGTCTTCGAAGTCATCGGCAGCGGTTCGGTTACCGTGGTCGACGCCAGCCAGTTGACACATTCATCAATGTGGGACGCCCGGCGGGGCGAAGCGCTGAGCCTGCTGGGACTTCGGCTTGACGTTCTGGGCGAAGGGTGCCGTTATGATCTGACGGCTCGCCAGGCTTTTCCGCCAGATGAGCATATGGCGTTCTGCACGTTGCCGGATTAA
- the cphA gene encoding cyanophycin synthetase, which yields MKIISTNVFVGPNVWASFPVIRHVIDLGVLEEWPSAKIGSEFIDALIEALPGLAEHGCSYREPGGFIRRLREDEGTWLGHVLEHCAIEVQNVAGSDVTFGRTRGTGELGQYNMVYEYRQRDVGLDAGKLAMRLLMHLLPQSLKEQADCDFDPDFNWDDELRSFVLRAQRKEFGPSTGSLVKAAQERDIPWIRLNSGSLVQFGHGKYQKRIQATITSETKHISVEISCDKEDTHNLLNDLGLPVPQQRMVYSAREAVRAARRIGHPVVVKPLNANHGRGVSINLNSDEEVEAGFAEAKEHSRSRAILVEGFVTGFDHRMLVVNNKLVAVAKRVPGHVVGDGTHTIAELVDIVNEDPRRGIGHEKVLTMLEIDNQAKRLMEAAGVTKETVLPDGEVFYLRSTANLSTGGTAIDLTDVVHPDNRDMAERAIMAVGLDVGGVDFLIDDITKSYKDIGGAIVEVNAAPGFRMHVAPSEGQPRDAAGKVIDMLFPANEETRIPIAAITGTNGKTTTSRMLGHIMKTSGKIVGMTSTDGVYVDGKLSVKGDMTGPKSAQIVLRDPMVDFAVMETARGGLVRSGLGYQRSNVAACLNVSADHLGLGGINTVEELAVVKRVVVESATDTAVLNADDINCLKMADYAGADQIFYVTTNPGHGLVKEHIKAGGKAIVLEKGMSGDMLTIYDNGLHIPVLWSHLIPATLEGKAIFNVQNAMFAAAMAYSFGVDLDNIRHGLRTFDTSYFQAPGRMNVYDEHSFKVILDYGHNPAALKAMAALADQLEIKGRRLCVVAMPGDRRNEDIVDGAAALAGHFDHFICKADDRRRGRGHDEVPQMMRQALIDNGVDDASITIIPDEVEAVKAGLEQAAPGDLLVIFGDETTRCWKQIIYFNSDSKAPDTEDAPRTSPADNSFEDMFESDQNLIRDERGVRLAREISEDAD from the coding sequence ATGAAAATAATCTCGACCAATGTATTTGTCGGCCCGAATGTCTGGGCAAGTTTCCCGGTTATTCGCCACGTCATCGATCTTGGTGTTCTGGAAGAGTGGCCCTCGGCAAAAATTGGTTCCGAGTTTATCGATGCATTGATCGAGGCGCTTCCTGGCCTTGCCGAACATGGCTGTTCCTATCGCGAACCCGGCGGTTTCATCCGCCGCCTGCGCGAAGACGAAGGCACGTGGCTGGGTCACGTTCTGGAACATTGTGCCATCGAGGTTCAGAACGTAGCCGGCTCCGATGTGACCTTTGGCCGGACGCGCGGCACAGGCGAACTGGGCCAGTACAACATGGTGTACGAATACCGTCAGCGCGACGTTGGTCTGGATGCAGGTAAACTTGCGATGCGACTACTAATGCACCTGTTGCCGCAATCTTTGAAAGAACAGGCGGATTGCGATTTCGACCCGGACTTCAACTGGGACGATGAGCTGCGCAGTTTTGTTCTGCGCGCGCAGCGCAAGGAATTCGGCCCGTCGACCGGATCGCTGGTCAAGGCGGCGCAAGAACGCGACATACCTTGGATCAGGCTCAACTCTGGCTCGCTGGTGCAATTCGGGCACGGCAAATATCAAAAACGCATTCAGGCGACGATTACATCCGAGACCAAACATATCTCGGTCGAGATTTCCTGCGACAAGGAAGATACCCACAACCTGCTGAACGATCTTGGCCTTCCGGTACCGCAACAGCGCATGGTCTACTCTGCGCGCGAAGCAGTGCGCGCTGCACGGCGTATTGGCCATCCGGTGGTCGTCAAACCTTTGAATGCCAATCATGGGCGGGGGGTTTCGATCAATCTGAACTCCGATGAAGAGGTCGAGGCTGGCTTCGCCGAGGCCAAGGAACATTCCCGCAGCCGCGCCATTCTGGTGGAAGGCTTTGTCACCGGGTTCGATCACAGGATGCTGGTAGTAAATAACAAGCTGGTTGCAGTGGCCAAACGGGTTCCGGGCCATGTGGTCGGTGACGGCACACACACGATTGCCGAGTTGGTCGATATCGTGAACGAAGACCCGCGCCGGGGCATCGGGCATGAAAAAGTGCTGACCATGTTGGAGATCGACAATCAGGCCAAACGTCTAATGGAAGCCGCGGGCGTAACCAAAGAAACCGTATTGCCAGACGGTGAGGTTTTCTATCTGCGCTCGACCGCGAACCTTTCGACGGGCGGCACTGCAATCGACCTGACAGATGTGGTCCACCCCGACAACCGCGACATGGCGGAACGTGCCATCATGGCGGTTGGGCTGGATGTGGGCGGCGTCGATTTCCTGATCGACGACATCACCAAATCCTACAAGGACATTGGTGGTGCAATTGTCGAAGTGAACGCGGCACCCGGGTTCCGAATGCATGTGGCCCCGTCCGAAGGACAGCCACGCGATGCGGCAGGCAAAGTGATCGACATGCTGTTTCCGGCCAATGAGGAAACCCGCATCCCGATCGCCGCGATCACCGGCACAAATGGCAAGACGACAACGTCACGGATGCTCGGGCATATCATGAAGACCAGCGGCAAGATCGTTGGCATGACCTCTACCGACGGTGTCTATGTAGACGGAAAACTGAGCGTCAAGGGTGACATGACCGGGCCAAAATCCGCACAGATCGTCTTGCGCGACCCGATGGTTGACTTCGCCGTAATGGAAACCGCGCGCGGAGGGCTTGTGCGGTCTGGTCTGGGATACCAGCGTTCGAACGTGGCGGCATGCCTGAACGTCTCGGCCGACCACCTTGGCCTTGGCGGCATAAACACGGTCGAGGAACTGGCTGTGGTGAAACGCGTGGTGGTGGAAAGCGCCACGGATACAGCGGTTCTGAATGCCGATGACATCAATTGTCTGAAAATGGCCGATTATGCCGGGGCAGATCAGATCTTCTATGTCACAACCAACCCCGGCCACGGCCTTGTCAAGGAACATATCAAGGCGGGCGGAAAGGCTATCGTGCTGGAAAAGGGCATGAGCGGCGACATGCTGACGATTTATGACAACGGGCTGCATATTCCGGTACTATGGTCGCATCTGATCCCTGCCACGTTGGAAGGCAAGGCAATCTTCAACGTTCAAAACGCCATGTTCGCTGCAGCGATGGCGTATAGTTTTGGGGTTGATCTGGACAACATCCGGCACGGGTTGCGCACCTTCGATACCAGTTATTTCCAGGCTCCGGGGCGCATGAACGTCTATGACGAGCATTCGTTCAAGGTGATCTTGGACTACGGCCATAACCCCGCCGCACTCAAAGCGATGGCTGCGCTGGCCGATCAATTGGAGATCAAGGGTCGCAGACTTTGCGTGGTTGCCATGCCTGGCGACCGGCGCAATGAAGATATTGTAGACGGAGCAGCCGCGCTGGCCGGACATTTTGACCATTTCATCTGCAAGGCCGATGACCGCCGCAGGGGTCGGGGGCACGACGAAGTGCCGCAAATGATGCGTCAGGCACTGATCGACAACGGGGTCGACGACGCATCCATTACAATCATCCCGGATGAGGTTGAGGCCGTAAAAGCCGGGCTGGAGCAAGCAGCGCCGGGGGATCTGTTGGTGATCTTCGGCGACGAAACGACACGCTGCTGGAAACAAATCATCTATTTCAACTCTGACAGTAAAGCCCCAGACACCGAGGATGCACCGAGGACCAGTCCCGCCGACAATTCGTTCGAGGACATGTTCGAAAGCGATCAAAACCTGATCCGAGACGAGCGCGGCGTGCGTTTAGCTCGTGAGATCAGCGAAGACGCCGACTGA
- a CDS encoding aminotransferase class V-fold PLP-dependent enzyme yields the protein MSQISESLLKQIRSRFAQIDHCPEQGERIFFENAGGALTLNSVLDSSVRYAAIPDNQGRDNPGSHALVATINAAKADLRDFMNAPGGQFFVGESGTELLFRLIMNACLGTGPGVVLGSTLEHPATRSACDRWARISGQTHVLLHHVDATGTVSAEAYAAAVTPDTKVATILHTSPVTGMGVDVAAVSQAIRTVAPDCFIIVDGIQHAAHGRIDLTAYDVDGYVISPYKVFSRHGYGVAWISERLTALDHNALLDGPAGNWEMGTRDTGAYATMSDVVSYFEWLGSQVSDAEDRRGKFLAAGDAIHAQEKALTDAMIHGTGNLSGLAEMEKVTILGGADNPAREGLVSLRVEGVASSEVVKRLNEQGIRTHLRKADHYSGNILTPLGYDACVRVSMCHYNSIGEVAKFLAVMKEITA from the coding sequence ATGAGCCAAATATCAGAGAGCCTGCTGAAACAAATCCGCAGCCGCTTTGCCCAGATCGATCATTGCCCCGAACAGGGTGAGCGGATCTTTTTCGAGAATGCCGGAGGCGCACTGACATTGAATTCAGTGTTGGATAGTTCGGTGCGCTATGCCGCCATCCCGGACAACCAAGGGCGCGACAATCCGGGATCTCATGCGCTGGTTGCCACGATCAACGCGGCCAAGGCGGATTTGCGGGATTTCATGAACGCACCCGGCGGGCAGTTCTTTGTGGGTGAAAGCGGTACAGAGCTGCTGTTCCGGCTGATCATGAACGCATGTCTGGGAACAGGTCCGGGCGTTGTGCTGGGATCCACATTGGAACACCCGGCCACGCGTTCGGCCTGTGATCGTTGGGCGCGCATTTCCGGGCAAACCCACGTTTTGCTGCACCATGTTGACGCCACCGGCACCGTCTCGGCCGAAGCCTATGCCGCGGCTGTGACACCGGATACCAAAGTGGCGACGATCCTGCATACCTCTCCGGTGACAGGAATGGGCGTTGATGTCGCTGCCGTTTCTCAGGCCATCCGAACCGTGGCTCCGGACTGTTTCATCATCGTCGATGGCATCCAGCACGCAGCGCATGGCCGGATCGATTTGACCGCCTATGACGTCGATGGTTATGTGATCTCACCCTACAAGGTATTTTCGCGCCATGGTTACGGTGTCGCCTGGATTTCGGAACGGCTGACCGCGCTGGACCACAACGCCTTGCTGGATGGCCCAGCGGGCAACTGGGAAATGGGCACGCGCGACACCGGAGCTTATGCCACTATGTCAGACGTCGTGTCCTATTTCGAATGGCTGGGCAGTCAGGTCAGCGATGCCGAAGATCGGCGCGGCAAGTTTCTGGCGGCGGGTGATGCGATCCATGCGCAGGAAAAGGCGCTGACCGACGCGATGATCCACGGCACCGGCAATCTGAGCGGCCTGGCCGAGATGGAGAAAGTCACCATTCTGGGCGGGGCCGACAATCCCGCGCGAGAAGGTCTGGTATCGCTGCGTGTCGAAGGCGTGGCCTCGTCCGAGGTCGTCAAAAGGCTGAACGAACAAGGTATTCGCACGCATCTGCGCAAGGCGGATCACTATTCCGGCAATATCCTGACGCCGCTTGGCTATGACGCCTGTGTGCGGGTCTCGATGTGTCACTACAACTCGATTGGCGAAGTCGCCAAATTCCTTGCTGTCATGAAAGAAATCACCGCCTGA